TTATTCTACCAATTATTATTATTTCTCAATCATTATTTATAAACTCTAAATAAAAAATATAATTTCATCTACCATAATTTAATATTCAAGAAATAACAATTAAAATAAAAACATCACCTACACGATTTGATAAAGCTGTCAATATCCCAGCATTATAAGATTTTAAATTTTGATAATAAATTACTAAACAATAAGAAACTAATCCTAATCCATCTCAACCTAATAAAATTCTAATAATATTTGGTCTAATAATTAATAATATTATGGAAAAAACAAATAATAATACTAAAATAATAAATCGACTTAAATTTAATTCTGATTGTATATATCTTTTTCTATAATAAATAACAACAGAAGAAATTAAAAAAACAAATATTATAAATAATAAAGATATTCAATCCAATAAAATAGATATAACAATTCTTAGTGAATTAAAAGATATAATTTCTCACTCCATTAAAATTACTATATCATTTATAATAAAATAAATTATAAAAAAAAAATTCACTATTATTATTATAAATAAAAAAAAAAATGAAATAAAACAAATAGAATATTTTATATTATTAATAATTTAAAATGAAATCATTCATATTTTTGACACCACAAATCAATATTTTTATTAAATTATTTAAATAAAATCAAATTATTCTATAATCAATTTTTAATACTAAAATATTTAAAGGTAATCAATGTAATATTAATATTAAATATTCTCGAGATACCCCAGTATAATATCTATAAATACCAGAATAATAATTTCCATGTTGAATAAATGAATATAAATATAATCTATATCCTGCTCTAAAAAAAGAAATTAACATTAATATTAATATAGAAATTCAAGATCATCTTATTAATCTATTAATTAATCTAATTTCACCTATTAAATTTAATCTAGGAGGAGCTGCTATATTAGATGATATTAATAAAAATCATCATAAACTTATTGAAGGTATAAAATTTATTATACCTTTATTAATATATAAACTTCGTCTATGTAAACGTTCGTAACTAATATTAGCTAAACAAAATATTCCAGAAGAACATAAACCATGACCAATTATTAAAATATAAGAACCAATAAATCCTCAATAATTTATAATTATAATACCTCTAATTACAATTCTTATATGAGCTACAGAAGAATAAGCAATTAAAGATTTAATATCAATTTGACAAAAACATTTTAATCTAATATAAAAACCTCCCACTAATCTAATTACAATTCAAATATAATTTAATTTTATATTAATTTCCTGTAAAAAAATTATTAAACGTAATAAACCATAACCACCCAATTTTAGTATAATACCAGCTAAAATTATAGAACCAGAAACTGGAGCTTCAACATGAGCTTTTGGTAATCATAAATGAACAAAATACATAGGTATTTTTACTAAAAAAGCTAAAATTATAGAAATATACAATAAATAATTATTTAAATTAAAAAATTTTAAAAAATAAATAATTATACAATTTATTTCATTATTTATATAAAAAATACCAATTAATAAAGGTAAAGAAACAAATAAAGTATAAAATAATAAATATATACCTGCCTGAATACGTTCAGGTTGATAACCTCAACCAATAATTAATAATAAAGTAGGAATTAATCTACCCTCAAAAAAAAGATAAAATATAAACATATTAAGAGTTCTAAAAGTTAAATATAATATAATTAATAAAAAAATAACATTAAATAAAAAAAAATTAACATAATAATCTATTTTATATAAATTTTCACTAGCTATAATTATTAAAATAGAAATTCAAATTCTTAATAAAATTAATCCATAAGATATAATATCACAAGATATTATATAACTTAAATTACAAAATAAATTTAATTTTACACCTAAATTTATAAATATAAATATTATTAATATTAATATTATTTGAACCATTCAAAATATATTTTTTATAAAACATAAAGGAATTATAAAAATTATTATTATTAAAAATTTTATCATTTTATATTTTAATATATATATATATATATATATATATTAACTATAATAAATTAAATCTTTGAAAATAATCATTACCATGAGTACGAATTATTGAAACTAAAATAGATAACCCTAAAGCCCCCTCACAAACAGAAAAAACTAAAAATAATATTAATATATATATATCATAATCAATAAAAATTAAATAAACTAATAAAAAAAAAAAAATTCTTAAAACAATAAACTCTAATCTCAATAAAACAATTAA
This genomic interval from Spodoptera frugiperda mitochondrion, complete genome contains the following:
- the ND4 gene encoding NADH dehydrogenase subunit 4 (TAA stop codon is completed by the addition of 3' A residues to the mRNA) produces the protein MMKFLMMMIFMIPLCFMKNMFWMVQMMLMLMMFMFMNLGVKLNLFCNLSYMMSCDIMSYGLILLSIWISILMIMASENLYKMDYYVNFFLFNVIFLLIMLYLTFSTLNMFMFYLFFEGSLIPTLLLIIGWGYQPERIQAGMYLLFYTLFVSLPLLIGIFYMNNEMNCMIIYFLKFFNLNNYLLYISMILAFLVKMPMYFVHLWLPKAHVEAPVSGSMILAGIMLKLGGYGLLRLMIFLQEINMKLNYIWIVISLVGGFYISLKCFCQIDIKSLIAYSSVAHMSIVISGIMIMNYWGFIGSYILMIGHGLCSSGMFCLANISYERLHSRSLYINKGMMNFMPSMSLWWFLLMSSNMAAPPSLNLMGEISLINSLMSWSWISMLMLMLISFFSAGYSLYLYSFIQHGNYYSGIYSYYTGVSREYLMLMLHWLPLNILVLKIDYSMIWF
- the ND4L gene encoding NADH dehydrogenase subunit 4L encodes the protein MMILNMWTVFILMFIVGNLIFVSKHKHLLIVLLSLEFIVLSIFFFLLVYLIFIDYDMYMLMLFLVFSVCEGALGLSILVSMIRTHGNDYFQSFNLL